A single genomic interval of Cupriavidus sp. MP-37 harbors:
- a CDS encoding DUF4136 domain-containing protein — MALLAGLLLTGCASTVTTDVTAFRQPGWQNDAPRTYSFERSAEQAAQLDRQTYEQWLAAALAGVGFEQVPARQARYLVSMDYDSAPGLVRVAETVYPDPWYGPWGPYWGPGYYRPWGPWGPWGPWGPGYWPPQTVVRDVPVTFSSLRVYFKDAASGKRVWQVTAQNQTENGSLPAMMPYLIRSAFTDFPSDSGRPRRVTLEVEKQAK; from the coding sequence CTGGCGCTGCTGGCGGGACTGCTGCTGACGGGGTGCGCCAGCACCGTGACCACCGATGTCACGGCGTTCCGCCAGCCCGGCTGGCAAAACGACGCGCCGCGCACCTACAGCTTCGAGCGCAGCGCCGAGCAGGCGGCCCAGCTCGACCGGCAGACCTATGAACAGTGGCTGGCGGCGGCGCTGGCGGGCGTCGGCTTCGAGCAGGTGCCGGCGCGGCAGGCACGCTATCTCGTCAGCATGGACTATGACTCCGCGCCGGGGCTGGTGCGCGTGGCCGAGACGGTCTACCCGGACCCGTGGTACGGCCCCTGGGGACCTTACTGGGGGCCTGGCTACTACCGGCCGTGGGGCCCCTGGGGGCCATGGGGCCCGTGGGGCCCGGGCTACTGGCCGCCGCAGACGGTGGTGCGCGACGTGCCGGTGACGTTCTCGAGCCTGCGGGTGTATTTCAAGGACGCGGCCAGCGGCAAGCGGGTCTGGCAGGTCACCGCGCAGAACCAGACCGAGAACGGCAGCCTGCCGGCGATGATGCCGTACCTGATCCGCAGCGCCTTCACTGACTTCCCGTCCGACAGCGGCCGTCCGCGCCGGGTGACGCTGGAGGTGGAAAAGCAAGCCAAGTAG
- the pepN gene encoding aminopeptidase N, whose protein sequence is MLRTDTPVTVYRKDYTPPPFAIDHAALVLELDPRRTVVTSTLRFARTAGAPDAPLVLAGEELELIGVSLDGKPVANATQDGGTLTLPGLPAQGTLEITTACQPAANTSLSGLYVSNGNFFTQCEAEGFRRITYFLDRPDVMATYRVTLRADRAAYPVLLSNGNLVSQRELPDGRHEAVWEDPFPKPSYLFALVAGKLECIEERIRSASGKEKLLQVWVEPRDLDKTRHAMDSLIHSIRWDERRFGLELDLERFMIVAVGDFNMGAMENKGLNIFNTKYVLANAQTATDTDFANIEAVVGHEYFHNWTGNRVTCRDWFQLSLKEGLTVFRDQEFSADMMGSESGRAVKRIEDVRVLRQVQFPEDAGPMAHPVRPDSYEEINNFYTVTVYEKGAEVVRMYQTLLGREGFRKGMDLYFQRHDGQAVTCDDFRAAMADANGRDLTQFGLWYSQAGTPVVTARTAWNGDDGSLTLTLSQRCPKVGIETRAGTPDKQPFHIPFALGLLGADGNDLPLQLEGESAPAGTTRVLDFTQAEQSFRFINLPRGTEAPLPSLLRNFSAPVIVDAEYTDAQLTFQLSHDSDAFNRWEAGQRLATRALLQLVADVQAGRELKLDAALVRAMRAVLTDDTLNPAFREQALVLPAEAYLAERMGVADPAAIHRARQFMREGLARALQADWLAAYETNATPGPYSPDAASAAKRALRNLALGYLADSGDAAMQALADQQYQDADNMTDRFAALSALVNSFAPGREHALADFYQRFEDDALVIDKWFSLQGMQRGSVGPQPGGPHAGKRTIDTVRALMEHPAFNLRNPNRARSLIFSFCSGNPAQFHAEDGSGYRFWADQVLALDAINPQVAARLARVMDRWQKYELALRDRMRAELERVAACSTLSRDVREIVGKALAG, encoded by the coding sequence ATGCTGCGCACCGACACGCCCGTTACCGTCTATCGCAAGGACTATACCCCGCCCCCGTTCGCCATCGACCATGCCGCGCTGGTGCTGGAACTCGATCCCCGGCGCACCGTGGTCACCAGCACGCTGCGCTTCGCGCGCACGGCCGGCGCCCCCGACGCGCCGCTGGTGCTGGCCGGCGAAGAACTCGAACTGATCGGCGTCAGCCTGGACGGCAAGCCCGTGGCCAACGCCACCCAGGACGGCGGCACGCTGACGCTGCCGGGCCTGCCGGCGCAGGGCACGCTCGAAATCACCACCGCGTGCCAGCCGGCGGCCAACACCTCGCTGTCGGGCCTTTATGTGTCCAACGGCAATTTCTTCACCCAGTGCGAGGCCGAGGGCTTCCGCCGCATCACCTATTTCCTCGACCGCCCCGACGTGATGGCGACCTACCGCGTCACGCTGCGCGCCGACCGCGCCGCCTATCCGGTGCTGCTGTCCAACGGCAACCTGGTGAGCCAGCGCGAACTGCCCGACGGCCGCCACGAAGCCGTGTGGGAAGACCCGTTCCCCAAGCCGTCCTACCTGTTCGCGCTGGTCGCGGGCAAGCTGGAATGCATCGAGGAACGGATCCGGTCGGCCTCCGGCAAGGAAAAGCTGCTGCAGGTGTGGGTCGAGCCGCGCGACCTCGACAAGACCCGCCACGCAATGGATTCGCTGATCCATTCGATCCGCTGGGACGAGCGCCGCTTCGGGCTGGAGCTGGACCTCGAGCGCTTCATGATCGTCGCCGTGGGCGACTTCAACATGGGCGCGATGGAAAACAAGGGCCTGAACATCTTCAACACCAAGTATGTGCTGGCCAACGCGCAGACCGCGACCGATACCGACTTCGCCAATATCGAGGCGGTGGTCGGCCACGAGTACTTCCACAACTGGACCGGCAACCGCGTGACCTGCCGCGACTGGTTCCAGCTGTCGCTGAAGGAAGGCCTGACGGTATTCCGCGACCAGGAGTTCTCGGCCGACATGATGGGCTCGGAATCGGGCCGCGCGGTCAAGCGCATCGAAGACGTGCGCGTGCTGCGCCAGGTGCAGTTCCCCGAGGACGCCGGCCCGATGGCGCATCCGGTGCGGCCCGACAGCTATGAAGAGATCAACAACTTCTACACCGTCACCGTCTACGAGAAAGGCGCCGAGGTCGTGCGCATGTACCAGACCCTGCTCGGCCGCGAAGGCTTCCGCAAGGGCATGGACCTGTACTTCCAGCGCCATGACGGCCAGGCCGTGACCTGCGACGACTTCCGCGCCGCCATGGCCGATGCCAACGGCCGCGACCTGACCCAGTTCGGCCTGTGGTACAGCCAGGCCGGCACGCCGGTAGTGACCGCGCGCACCGCGTGGAACGGCGACGATGGCAGCCTGACGCTGACGCTGTCGCAGCGCTGCCCCAAGGTCGGCATCGAAACCCGCGCCGGCACGCCCGACAAGCAGCCCTTCCATATCCCGTTCGCGCTCGGCCTGCTGGGCGCCGACGGCAACGACCTGCCGCTGCAGCTCGAGGGCGAAAGCGCGCCCGCCGGCACCACGCGCGTGCTCGACTTCACGCAGGCCGAGCAGAGCTTCCGCTTCATCAATTTGCCGCGCGGCACCGAGGCGCCGTTGCCCTCGCTGCTGCGCAACTTCTCCGCGCCGGTGATCGTCGATGCCGAGTACACCGACGCGCAGCTGACCTTCCAGCTGTCGCACGACAGCGACGCCTTCAACCGCTGGGAAGCCGGCCAGCGCCTGGCCACGCGCGCGCTGCTGCAGCTGGTGGCCGACGTGCAGGCCGGGCGCGAGCTCAAGCTCGATGCCGCGCTGGTGCGCGCCATGCGCGCGGTGCTGACCGACGACACGCTCAACCCCGCCTTCCGCGAGCAGGCGCTGGTGCTGCCCGCAGAGGCCTACCTGGCCGAGCGCATGGGCGTGGCCGATCCCGCCGCCATCCACCGCGCCCGCCAGTTCATGCGCGAAGGCCTGGCGCGCGCGCTGCAGGCCGACTGGCTCGCCGCCTATGAAACCAATGCCACGCCGGGCCCGTATTCGCCCGATGCCGCCTCGGCGGCGAAGCGCGCGCTGCGCAACCTCGCGCTCGGCTACCTGGCCGACAGCGGCGACGCCGCGATGCAGGCGCTGGCCGACCAGCAATACCAGGACGCCGACAACATGACCGACCGCTTCGCCGCGCTGTCGGCACTGGTCAACAGCTTCGCCCCCGGCCGCGAGCACGCGCTGGCGGACTTCTACCAACGCTTCGAAGACGACGCGCTGGTGATCGACAAGTGGTTCTCGCTGCAAGGCATGCAGCGCGGCAGCGTCGGCCCGCAGCCGGGCGGCCCGCACGCCGGCAAGCGCACCATCGATACCGTGCGCGCGCTGATGGAGCATCCCGCCTTCAACCTGCGCAACCCCAACCGCGCGCGCTCGCTGATCTTCAGCTTCTGCTCCGGCAACCCGGCGCAGTTCCACGCCGAGGACGGCTCGGGCTACCGCTTCTGGGCCGACCAGGTGCTGGCGCTGGACGCCATCAACCCGCAGGTGGCGGCGCGCCTGGCGCGGGTGATGGACCGCTGGCAAAAGTACGAACTGGCGTTGCGCGACCGCATGCGCGCCGAGCTGGAACGCGTCGCCGCCTGCAGCACGCTGTCGCGCGACGTGCGCGAGATCGTCGGCAAGGCGCTGGCCGGCTGA
- a CDS encoding class 1 fructose-bisphosphatase: MTRISLTRYLVEEQRKHNTIQPELRLLIEVVARACKAISNAVSKGALAGVLGSAGTGNVQGETQQKLDVIANEVLLDANEWGGHLAAMASEEMESFYEIPNRYPKGEYLLMFDPLDGSSNIDVNVSIGTIFSVLHMPKPGQTVTEADFLQPGTHQVAAGYAVYGPQTTLVLTVGNGVHMFTLDREAGSFVLTQSNVTIPEDTKEFAINMSNMRHWAPPVRKYIDECLAGDEGPRGKNFNMRWVASMVADVHRILTRGGIFMYPWDKREPEKPGKLRLMYEANPMAMLVEQAGGAATNGEQRILDVQPTKLHQRVSVILGSKNEVERVTRYHQEAQAKA; the protein is encoded by the coding sequence ATGACTCGCATCAGCCTGACCCGCTACCTGGTCGAGGAGCAGCGCAAGCACAACACCATCCAGCCCGAACTCCGGCTGCTGATCGAAGTGGTCGCGCGTGCCTGCAAGGCCATTTCCAACGCCGTCAGCAAGGGCGCCCTCGCCGGCGTGCTGGGCTCGGCCGGCACCGGCAACGTCCAGGGCGAAACCCAGCAGAAGCTGGACGTGATCGCCAACGAAGTGCTGCTCGACGCCAACGAATGGGGCGGCCACCTGGCCGCGATGGCGTCGGAAGAAATGGAATCGTTCTACGAGATTCCCAACCGCTACCCGAAGGGCGAATACCTGCTGATGTTCGACCCGCTCGACGGCTCGTCGAACATTGACGTCAACGTCTCGATCGGCACCATCTTCTCGGTGCTGCACATGCCCAAGCCCGGCCAGACCGTGACCGAGGCCGACTTCCTGCAGCCCGGCACGCACCAGGTCGCCGCCGGCTACGCCGTGTACGGCCCGCAGACCACGCTGGTGCTGACGGTCGGCAACGGTGTGCACATGTTCACGCTCGACCGCGAAGCGGGCAGCTTCGTGCTGACCCAGTCCAACGTCACGATTCCGGAAGACACCAAGGAATTCGCCATCAACATGTCGAACATGCGCCACTGGGCCCCACCGGTGCGCAAGTACATCGACGAGTGCCTGGCCGGCGACGAAGGCCCGCGCGGCAAGAACTTCAACATGCGCTGGGTCGCCTCGATGGTCGCCGACGTGCACCGCATCCTGACCCGCGGCGGCATCTTCATGTACCCGTGGGACAAGCGCGAGCCGGAAAAGCCCGGCAAGCTGCGCCTGATGTACGAAGCGAACCCGATGGCGATGCTGGTCGAGCAGGCCGGCGGCGCCGCCACCAACGGCGAGCAGCGCATCCTCGACGTGCAGCCCACCAAGCTGCACCAGCGCGTCTCGGTGATCCTGGGCTCGAAGAACGAGGTGGAGCGCGTCACGCGCTACCACCAGGAAGCGCAAGCCAAGGCCTGA
- a CDS encoding integrase arm-type DNA-binding domain-containing protein: MPKRILPLTDAQCRQAKYSADGGNRLRDGGGLYLEVLPSGARKWRMKYQRPGTKSENLLTFGDYPQISLAAARDRRAEAKRLLADNIDPALQRDIDRQTAAAAAANTFEAIANEWLAIKRKGWSSSHDKRVTAILNNDIFPQIGKRPIGSLNGPTVLAVLRRIEQRGAHQIAMKALEACGGICRHACAIGASDRDRAAPGAAWPPGHT; encoded by the coding sequence ATGCCCAAACGAATCCTTCCCCTGACTGATGCCCAATGCCGCCAGGCCAAGTACAGCGCCGACGGCGGCAACCGGCTCCGCGATGGCGGAGGCCTCTATCTGGAGGTGCTACCCAGTGGCGCCAGGAAATGGCGGATGAAGTATCAGCGGCCGGGCACGAAGTCGGAGAACCTGCTCACGTTTGGCGACTATCCGCAGATCAGCTTGGCCGCGGCCAGGGACCGACGTGCCGAAGCAAAGCGACTGCTGGCCGACAACATCGATCCCGCCCTTCAGCGCGACATAGACCGGCAAACCGCCGCTGCCGCAGCTGCAAATACCTTCGAGGCCATCGCAAACGAATGGCTTGCCATCAAACGCAAGGGATGGAGCTCCAGCCATGACAAGCGCGTCACGGCAATCCTCAACAACGACATCTTTCCGCAGATTGGCAAGCGCCCCATTGGCAGCCTGAACGGCCCCACGGTCCTCGCGGTGCTGAGACGGATCGAACAACGCGGAGCCCATCAGATTGCCATGAAGGCTCTGGAGGCTTGTGGCGGCATATGCCGGCACGCCTGCGCAATCGGCGCCTCCGATCGAGACCGTGCCGCGCCTGGAGCGGCTTGGCCTCCAGGCCATACCTGA
- a CDS encoding SIR2 family protein, whose protein sequence is MRFISDGPAIPDDLLTARDAGQVLFFCGAGVSMGEARLPDFTTLAERVLALLGSSMDSPARRLFNDTRRFEKESGLTGMVATDRIFGLLEREFEATEVREAVATAIQPKPGYGLGAHRILLDLSRSRGGAHRLVTTNFDRLFEECEPGLSSFNPPHLPDPNRDNDFRGIIHLHGRVDEKYHRACDDEFVLSSADFGHAYLSDGWATRYIQALLQRFRIVFVGYSADDPPVRYLLEALNRFAPPAHALYAFQSGDIREAAAQWAHKGVEPISYNNADRRHSTLWETLAAWAERARDVDGWHDRLLEKAVVGPAMLAPHQRGMIKHLASTHEGTKLLATSATLLPAEWLFVLDRQARYGRPEKADPYDEMSVRFDPFDAFGLDSDTLPVNPENTFEKRQVPADAWDALVATATDRERLPVQATAQFRSGAGIPALPPRIWNLGCWLARIVHQPAALWWAADQAPLHRDVQQLIESSLRREKERFPPAVRDGWRVLLQAWQQEPAKPSHEKYLIEEKGRLYGWTPALVREAIALYRPILEVRRAFGAKAPLASPHLAVKDILYAHVEYPRPHEAIEIPPDMLAQAAALLRQQIEHAIELEQEIVGSDDIYFDTLQGEDGEPPDEDSYGLTGHLVIYTNMVTRLAVVDRQAARIEIAQWPRSDSVSIRMRIWAAGRIDMSTAEEACQIFQALDGETFWSDRQERDLLFALRDRWAELPPHCVAEVEKRLLEARFPWGEQREDREALIAYCRLCRLHWFWKQGIKFTFNYDSVFASLRAQAPDWTEEASDHTAQPNVPKVSSIQTDTNASSLEHLPLGEILESAEAIGESQYDSRVLRQPFRGLVKKRPTRALSALTASGRRGKFFPWAWRALLSSEGGAATSPRMLCVIGGRLARLSPIQMREIIYPASNWLRTYSERLLSERPQIFEVVWSAIIEALREGDGTKKGTAAGTRRWVDESLNRPGGYMADALFRSPHVSELTPDTGLPESFKCRLTQLIGLADDPKQHALVIIASNFNWLFRIDATWTAETLLPMAKSAVDDTSAFWAGYLWAAQTPQPALYPLLKPMLIDLCCRDTLRREHARVLGGMHLIVWANDLYASELGPFLPDVELRELLIHAGNDFCASVLQQLRRWVSPAESHLRERLISFLTEVWPRQRSLRNPEMSARLADLAFEVPQLFSDIVKVILPRLVPVNGESLRISYADLDPCIVAEHPDALLDLLCAILSADAASWPYKAGNVLKLLGEHAAVRDDPRLADLRRRELRR, encoded by the coding sequence ATGCGCTTCATCTCGGATGGCCCAGCTATACCTGACGATCTCCTCACCGCGCGCGACGCTGGTCAGGTACTGTTCTTTTGCGGTGCGGGTGTGTCGATGGGGGAAGCACGATTGCCCGACTTCACCACGCTAGCGGAACGAGTGCTAGCACTACTAGGCTCATCAATGGATAGTCCAGCACGTCGGCTATTCAATGACACACGCCGGTTTGAGAAGGAAAGCGGTCTTACCGGGATGGTTGCGACAGACCGAATCTTCGGCTTGCTCGAGCGCGAGTTTGAGGCAACTGAGGTTCGGGAGGCTGTTGCAACGGCTATACAGCCCAAGCCGGGTTATGGCCTTGGTGCGCATAGGATCCTGCTCGATCTCTCCAGATCCCGTGGAGGTGCACACCGGCTTGTCACAACCAATTTCGACCGACTCTTCGAGGAATGCGAGCCGGGATTGAGTTCCTTCAATCCGCCTCATTTACCGGACCCTAACAGAGACAATGACTTCCGGGGCATCATTCATTTGCATGGGCGTGTTGACGAAAAATATCACAGAGCTTGTGATGATGAATTTGTCCTTTCGAGCGCCGACTTCGGCCATGCCTATCTTTCGGATGGCTGGGCCACACGCTATATCCAAGCCCTGTTACAACGATTCCGAATTGTGTTCGTCGGCTATTCCGCTGACGACCCACCGGTCAGGTATCTCCTTGAAGCATTAAACCGCTTCGCGCCGCCAGCGCACGCCTTGTATGCATTCCAATCTGGAGACATTAGGGAGGCGGCAGCACAATGGGCGCATAAGGGTGTAGAGCCCATTTCTTACAACAATGCCGATCGACGGCACTCCACACTCTGGGAAACATTGGCAGCGTGGGCGGAGCGAGCGCGCGATGTGGACGGTTGGCATGATCGGCTACTTGAAAAAGCCGTAGTTGGACCAGCGATGCTGGCGCCGCATCAACGCGGAATGATCAAGCATCTCGCTTCGACACACGAAGGTACAAAGCTCCTAGCCACATCCGCTACCTTGCTACCTGCGGAGTGGTTGTTTGTCCTCGATCGGCAAGCGAGGTACGGGCGTCCAGAAAAAGCCGACCCCTACGACGAAATGAGCGTTCGCTTTGATCCGTTCGATGCGTTTGGCCTGGACAGCGATACTCTCCCCGTCAATCCCGAAAACACCTTCGAAAAGCGACAAGTGCCAGCGGATGCATGGGATGCCCTGGTAGCAACAGCCACGGATCGTGAACGGCTCCCAGTTCAGGCCACCGCTCAATTCCGAAGCGGTGCGGGAATTCCGGCATTACCGCCCCGCATTTGGAACCTTGGATGTTGGCTAGCAAGAATTGTGCATCAACCTGCCGCGCTATGGTGGGCCGCCGACCAAGCCCCCCTGCACCGCGACGTGCAACAACTCATCGAAAGTTCCCTACGCCGAGAGAAGGAACGATTTCCGCCAGCCGTACGTGATGGCTGGCGGGTTCTGCTGCAAGCCTGGCAGCAGGAGCCCGCTAAGCCGAGCCATGAGAAGTACCTGATTGAGGAAAAAGGGCGCCTCTATGGTTGGACACCTGCTCTGGTGCGCGAGGCAATAGCCCTCTATCGGCCCATCTTGGAAGTGAGGCGGGCCTTCGGAGCAAAGGCGCCACTGGCTAGTCCCCATCTAGCGGTAAAAGACATCCTTTATGCCCATGTCGAATATCCGCGACCACATGAGGCAATAGAGATTCCGCCCGACATGCTCGCACAGGCGGCGGCCCTGCTTCGGCAACAGATAGAGCACGCCATTGAACTGGAACAGGAGATCGTTGGGAGTGATGACATTTACTTTGACACACTCCAAGGCGAGGATGGAGAGCCTCCGGATGAGGACAGCTATGGTTTGACCGGCCATCTGGTCATATATACAAATATGGTGACTCGGCTTGCAGTTGTAGACAGGCAAGCCGCCCGTATTGAAATTGCTCAATGGCCCCGAAGCGATTCGGTTTCCATCCGCATGCGCATATGGGCCGCGGGACGAATCGATATGTCGACGGCAGAAGAAGCATGTCAGATTTTTCAAGCGCTTGACGGCGAGACGTTCTGGAGTGATCGGCAAGAGCGAGACCTGCTCTTTGCATTGCGTGACCGCTGGGCCGAGCTGCCACCCCACTGTGTCGCCGAAGTGGAGAAGCGCCTGCTGGAGGCACGCTTCCCATGGGGTGAGCAGCGGGAAGATCGGGAAGCACTGATTGCGTACTGCCGCCTCTGCCGCCTACATTGGTTCTGGAAGCAAGGGATCAAATTCACATTCAACTATGACTCAGTATTTGCTTCGCTACGTGCTCAAGCGCCGGATTGGACAGAGGAAGCAAGCGACCACACCGCACAGCCTAACGTTCCTAAAGTGTCCTCTATTCAGACTGACACTAACGCTAGCAGCCTGGAGCATCTGCCGCTTGGCGAAATCCTTGAGAGCGCGGAGGCCATTGGCGAGAGCCAATACGATTCGCGAGTCTTAAGACAGCCATTCCGTGGTCTCGTTAAGAAGAGGCCTACGCGAGCGCTTAGCGCGCTGACCGCCTCAGGGCGCAGGGGGAAGTTTTTTCCGTGGGCATGGAGGGCGCTACTCTCTTCCGAAGGCGGGGCGGCAACGTCACCACGCATGCTTTGTGTTATTGGAGGGCGTCTAGCGCGCCTTTCGCCCATCCAAATGAGGGAGATCATCTATCCTGCGTCGAACTGGCTCCGCACCTATAGCGAGCGACTTCTTTCCGAACGGCCACAAATTTTCGAGGTAGTTTGGAGCGCAATAATTGAAGCACTAAGAGAAGGCGATGGTACAAAAAAAGGGACCGCAGCCGGAACCCGCAGATGGGTCGATGAGAGCTTGAACCGCCCGGGCGGGTATATGGCCGACGCATTGTTTAGAAGCCCTCATGTCAGTGAGCTTACGCCCGACACTGGCTTGCCTGAGTCTTTCAAATGCCGTCTTACCCAACTGATCGGATTAGCCGATGATCCGAAGCAGCACGCCCTCGTGATAATCGCATCAAATTTCAATTGGCTTTTCCGCATTGATGCGACCTGGACGGCCGAGACACTGCTACCGATGGCGAAGAGCGCAGTCGATGACACAAGCGCATTCTGGGCTGGCTATTTATGGGCGGCCCAGACGCCCCAGCCGGCGCTATATCCTCTCCTCAAGCCTATGCTCATCGATCTTTGTTGCCGGGACACGTTGCGGCGTGAGCACGCGCGCGTCCTCGGAGGTATGCACCTCATCGTTTGGGCAAACGATCTATACGCCTCTGAGTTAGGACCGTTCTTGCCAGACGTCGAGCTTCGCGAACTTCTCATCCATGCTGGGAATGACTTCTGCGCTTCAGTCCTACAACAACTCCGACGCTGGGTTAGCCCGGCTGAATCTCATCTCAGGGAACGCCTGATCTCATTCCTCACTGAGGTCTGGCCGCGTCAACGATCACTACGCAATCCCGAAATGTCCGCGCGGCTTGCGGACCTAGCGTTCGAGGTTCCTCAGCTCTTTTCGGACATCGTGAAAGTGATATTACCAAGGCTCGTCCCAGTGAACGGAGAGTCACTTCGCATTTCCTATGCCGACTTGGACCCATGCATAGTGGCGGAGCATCCCGACGCGCTATTGGATTTGCTTTGTGCCATCCTGAGCGCGGACGCTGCCTCTTGGCCATACAAGGCCGGGAATGTCTTGAAGCTATTGGGCGAGCACGCAGCGGTTCGCGATGACCCACGACTAGCCGACCTGCGTCGCCGGGAACTAAGGCGGTAA
- the ppk2 gene encoding polyphosphate kinase 2, with protein sequence MRPGEAELVRRIHNEVADYYDEEIELELDDREASEAFGDPVQLDDQAEQDSRRRYFRELFRLQGELVRLQSWVAATGHKVVILFEGRDAAGKGGVIKRITQRLNPRVCRVAALPAPNDRERTQWYFQRYVAHLPAAGEIVLFDRSWYNRAGVERVMGFCTDDQYEEFFRSVPEFEKMLVRSGIQVIKYWFSITHDEQRLRFLSRIHDPLKQWKLSPMDLESQRRWEDYTRAKEIMLERTHIAEAPWWVVQADDKKRARLNCIHHLLSLVPYAEVETPTVVLPGRERHEDYVRQPVPKEMIVPEVY encoded by the coding sequence ATGAGACCGGGCGAAGCAGAGCTGGTGCGGCGCATCCACAACGAGGTGGCCGACTACTACGACGAAGAGATCGAACTGGAACTGGACGACCGCGAGGCCAGCGAAGCCTTCGGCGATCCTGTGCAGCTCGACGACCAGGCCGAGCAGGATAGCCGCCGGCGCTATTTCCGCGAGCTGTTCCGGCTGCAGGGCGAACTGGTGCGGCTGCAGAGCTGGGTCGCCGCCACCGGGCACAAGGTCGTGATCCTGTTCGAGGGACGCGACGCCGCTGGCAAGGGCGGCGTGATCAAGCGCATCACCCAGCGGCTGAACCCGCGCGTCTGCCGCGTCGCCGCGCTGCCCGCGCCCAACGACCGCGAACGCACCCAGTGGTATTTCCAGCGCTACGTTGCGCACCTGCCCGCCGCCGGCGAGATCGTGCTGTTCGACCGCAGCTGGTACAACCGCGCCGGCGTCGAGCGCGTGATGGGCTTCTGTACCGACGACCAGTACGAGGAGTTCTTCCGCTCCGTGCCCGAGTTCGAAAAAATGCTGGTGCGCTCCGGCATCCAGGTAATCAAGTACTGGTTCTCGATCACGCACGACGAGCAGCGCCTGCGCTTCCTCAGCCGCATCCATGATCCGCTCAAGCAATGGAAGCTCAGCCCGATGGACCTGGAATCGCAGCGCCGCTGGGAGGACTACACCCGCGCCAAGGAAATCATGCTCGAGCGCACCCACATCGCCGAGGCGCCGTGGTGGGTAGTGCAGGCCGACGACAAGAAGCGCGCGCGCCTGAACTGCATCCATCACTTGCTGAGCCTGGTGCCGTATGCCGAAGTGGAGACCCCCACGGTGGTGCTGCCCGGGCGCGAGCGCCATGAGGACTATGTGCGCCAGCCGGTGCCGAAGGAAATGATCGTGCCGGAGGTGTACTGA